A stretch of Flavobacterium sp. N1994 DNA encodes these proteins:
- a CDS encoding MarR family winged helix-turn-helix transcriptional regulator, which translates to MKDKTIDYILRATWQAVARMYNEEASKFEGSMAIGFALLSIDKEDGTPSTYISNRMGMEPTSLTRTLKTLEEKGLIIRKKNPDDGRGVLIYLTDLGKQMREQSKSTVLKFNEIVKQNISEEKLQHFMEVAEVINDLITEKKIF; encoded by the coding sequence ATGAAAGACAAAACCATTGATTATATACTCCGCGCTACTTGGCAAGCCGTTGCCCGCATGTATAACGAAGAAGCATCCAAATTTGAAGGTTCTATGGCAATTGGATTTGCCTTATTAAGTATTGATAAAGAAGACGGAACCCCATCTACTTATATCAGTAACCGAATGGGAATGGAACCTACAAGCTTAACACGGACCTTAAAAACCCTTGAAGAAAAAGGCTTAATCATCAGAAAGAAAAATCCAGATGACGGTCGTGGGGTATTGATATACCTAACCGATTTAGGAAAACAGATGCGAGAACAATCAAAAAGTACTGTTTTAAAATTCAACGAAATAGTAAAACAAAACATCTCTGAAGAAAAGTTACAACACTTCATGGAGGTTGCTGAAGTGATTAATGATTTGATAACCGAGAAAAAGATATTTTAA
- a CDS encoding four helix bundle protein produces MKHNFKNLKIWILSMDIASDINKMTHDFPKYEVYGLTSQMNRAAISMPSNIAEGSNRSDIHFKHFLNISLGSSFELQTQVLIAYQNNYITEERTKEVENKIIEFQKMITGFISKLE; encoded by the coding sequence ATGAAACATAATTTTAAAAATCTTAAAATATGGATATTGTCAATGGATATTGCATCAGATATAAATAAAATGACACATGATTTTCCTAAATATGAGGTTTATGGTTTAACAAGTCAAATGAACAGAGCTGCGATTTCAATGCCATCAAATATAGCTGAAGGGTCTAACAGAAGTGACATTCATTTTAAACATTTTTTAAATATCAGCTTAGGTTCCTCTTTTGAATTACAAACACAAGTATTAATAGCATATCAAAATAATTATATAACCGAAGAAAGAACAAAAGAAGTAGAAAATAAGATAATTGAATTCCAAAAAATGATTACTGGTTTTATCAGTAAATTGGAATAA
- a CDS encoding 3-hydroxyacyl-CoA dehydrogenase/enoyl-CoA hydratase family protein, protein MKRTIKKVAVVGSGIMGSGIACHFANIGLEVLLLDIVPNALTEIETKKGLTLESKAVRNRIVNDHLANALKSNPSPIYSQKFASRITTGNTTDDMAKIANYDWVIEVVVERLDIKKLVFEQIDKFRKPGTLVTSNTSGIPIKFMSEGRSEDFQKHFCGTHFFNPARYLKLFEIIPGPQTAQEVLDFLFDYGSRYLGKTSVVAKDTPAFIGNRIGIFGIQSLFHLVKEMGLTIEEVDKLTGPVIGRPKSATFRTVDVVGLDTLVHVANGLYEGCPNDEAHELFKLPDFINKMMENKWLGSKTGQGFYKKVDKDILSLDLDTMEYRPAKKASFATLELTKTIDKPIDRFRVLVKGKDKAGDFYRKNFTAMFAYVSNRVPEITDDFYKIDDAMKAGFGWENGPFEIWDAIGVQKGIELMEAEGLKPAAWVNDMIASGNTSFYTIKEGATYFYNIGTKSQTKVPGQDSFIILNNIRESKKVWSNSGAVIHDLGDGILNLEFQSKMNTIGGDVLVGINKAIDLAEKEYSGLVIGNQGANFSVGANIGMIFMMAVEQEYDELNMAIKMFQDTMMRVRYSSIPVIVAPHGMTLGGGCEMTLHADKVVAAAESYIGLVEFGVGVIPGGGGSKEMALRASDLFRKNDVELNVLQEYFLAVAMAKVSTSAYEAFDTGVLQKGKDIVVVNKDRQIAEAKKHALLMAEAGYTQPIRRTDVKVLGKQALGMFLVGTDQMVAGKYISEHDQKIANKLAYVMAGGDLSEPTLVSEQYLLDIEREAFLSLCTERKTLERIQFMLTKGKPLRN, encoded by the coding sequence ATGAAACGAACAATTAAAAAAGTGGCTGTAGTGGGTTCTGGAATCATGGGTTCTGGAATTGCTTGTCATTTTGCTAACATTGGATTAGAAGTTTTGTTATTGGATATTGTTCCAAATGCCCTTACTGAAATCGAAACTAAAAAAGGATTGACGTTAGAAAGTAAAGCGGTTCGCAATCGTATTGTGAATGATCATTTAGCGAATGCCTTGAAATCGAATCCCTCTCCTATTTACAGTCAGAAGTTTGCTAGTAGAATTACTACTGGAAATACTACCGATGATATGGCGAAAATAGCTAACTACGATTGGGTTATTGAAGTAGTAGTAGAGCGACTAGACATCAAGAAATTGGTATTTGAACAAATCGATAAATTCCGTAAGCCCGGAACTTTGGTCACTTCAAACACTTCTGGTATTCCTATCAAGTTTATGAGTGAAGGAAGAAGCGAAGATTTCCAAAAACATTTCTGCGGAACACATTTCTTTAATCCTGCTCGTTATTTAAAATTGTTCGAAATCATTCCGGGACCTCAAACGGCTCAAGAAGTATTAGATTTCTTATTTGATTATGGTTCTAGATATTTAGGGAAGACTTCGGTCGTAGCCAAAGATACTCCTGCTTTCATTGGGAACCGAATTGGAATCTTCGGAATTCAAAGTTTGTTTCATTTGGTAAAAGAAATGGGCCTAACCATCGAAGAAGTGGATAAATTAACTGGACCCGTTATTGGTCGACCAAAATCGGCTACATTCAGAACTGTGGATGTGGTTGGTTTGGACACTTTAGTTCATGTAGCCAATGGTTTATATGAGGGTTGCCCAAATGACGAAGCACACGAGCTATTCAAACTCCCAGATTTCATCAACAAAATGATGGAAAACAAATGGTTGGGAAGTAAAACAGGACAAGGTTTTTACAAGAAAGTTGACAAAGATATTTTATCATTAGATTTAGATACGATGGAATATCGCCCAGCGAAAAAAGCTTCGTTTGCAACATTAGAATTGACCAAAACTATTGATAAACCTATTGATAGATTTAGAGTATTAGTAAAAGGAAAAGACAAAGCAGGTGATTTCTACAGAAAGAATTTTACTGCCATGTTTGCTTATGTTTCCAACAGAGTTCCTGAAATAACTGACGACTTCTACAAAATTGACGATGCCATGAAAGCGGGATTTGGTTGGGAGAATGGTCCGTTTGAAATTTGGGATGCTATCGGAGTTCAAAAAGGAATCGAATTAATGGAAGCCGAAGGTCTAAAACCTGCTGCCTGGGTTAATGACATGATAGCTTCTGGGAATACTAGTTTTTATACTATAAAAGAAGGGGCTACTTATTTCTATAACATCGGAACAAAATCACAAACTAAAGTTCCGGGACAAGATAGTTTTATCATACTAAATAACATCCGCGAAAGCAAAAAAGTTTGGAGCAATAGTGGTGCTGTTATTCACGATTTAGGCGATGGTATTTTGAATTTAGAATTCCAAAGCAAAATGAATACCATTGGTGGTGATGTTTTGGTTGGAATCAACAAAGCAATAGATCTTGCCGAGAAAGAATACAGTGGATTAGTGATTGGTAATCAGGGAGCTAATTTCTCTGTGGGAGCTAATATCGGAATGATATTTATGATGGCGGTAGAACAAGAATACGATGAACTAAATATGGCCATCAAAATGTTCCAAGACACCATGATGCGAGTGCGCTATTCTTCAATTCCTGTTATTGTTGCTCCTCATGGCATGACCTTAGGTGGGGGTTGCGAAATGACGTTACATGCTGATAAAGTGGTGGCTGCCGCTGAAAGTTATATTGGTTTGGTAGAGTTTGGAGTTGGAGTAATTCCAGGTGGCGGGGGTTCTAAAGAAATGGCATTGCGTGCTTCTGATTTATTCCGTAAAAACGATGTGGAATTAAATGTACTTCAGGAATATTTCTTAGCTGTGGCGATGGCTAAAGTATCAACTTCAGCCTACGAAGCATTTGATACCGGAGTATTGCAAAAAGGCAAAGATATTGTCGTAGTCAATAAAGACCGTCAAATTGCTGAAGCTAAGAAACACGCGTTGCTAATGGCTGAAGCTGGTTATACACAACCTATCCGAAGAACCGATGTAAAGGTTTTAGGAAAGCAAGCTTTAGGGATGTTCTTAGTGGGAACCGACCAAATGGTAGCTGGAAAATACATATCGGAACACGATCAAAAGATTGCTAACAAACTAGCTTATGTTATGGCGGGTGGCGATTTATCAGAACCAACCTTAGTATCCGAACAATACCTATTGGATATCGAAAGAGAAGCCTTTTTATCGCTTTGTACCGAAAGAAAAACATTGGAACGTATCCAATTTATGTTAACCAAAGGAAAACCATTGAGAAATTAG
- a CDS encoding four helix bundle protein produces the protein MKDNLIANKTFDFSLMIIKLFIQLKKENEFIVSKQLLRCGTSIGANVEEAIAGQSMKDFINKLSIANKEARETKYWLRLLDKSELTKINVEEYLIEIEHIINIITKIIKTSQEKK, from the coding sequence ATGAAAGATAATTTGATAGCTAATAAAACATTTGATTTTTCATTGATGATTATCAAATTATTTATTCAATTAAAAAAAGAAAACGAATTTATAGTTTCTAAGCAGTTATTAAGATGTGGAACTAGTATTGGAGCAAATGTTGAAGAAGCGATTGCAGGTCAGTCAATGAAAGATTTTATCAATAAGCTTTCTATTGCTAACAAAGAAGCAAGAGAAACTAAGTATTGGTTAAGACTATTAGATAAATCAGAATTGACTAAAATAAATGTTGAAGAATACCTCATAGAAATAGAACACATAATCAACATAATAACTAAGATTATCAAAACATCACAAGAGAAGAAATAA
- a CDS encoding metallophosphoesterase family protein: MKKILLLSDTHSHIDDAILKYVRQADEVWHAGDIGDLKVTDTLKKIKPLRAVYGNIDDDKARMDFPLNNRFQCEDVDVWITHIGGYPGKYNQTIRNEIQINPPKLFICGHSHILKVQFDKKLNLLHMNPGAAGIYGFHQVRTMLRFEIDGDKIQNLEIIELGKRNVVID, encoded by the coding sequence ATGAAAAAAATACTACTTCTTTCCGACACCCACAGCCACATAGATGATGCTATTTTAAAATATGTTCGTCAAGCGGATGAAGTATGGCATGCTGGCGATATTGGTGATTTGAAGGTTACAGATACTTTAAAAAAAATTAAACCACTACGAGCTGTTTATGGGAACATTGATGATGATAAAGCCAGAATGGATTTTCCTTTGAACAATAGATTTCAATGCGAGGATGTTGATGTTTGGATTACTCACATTGGTGGATATCCAGGGAAATACAATCAAACTATTAGGAATGAAATTCAAATTAATCCCCCAAAGCTTTTTATTTGTGGACATTCGCACATCTTAAAAGTGCAGTTTGACAAAAAACTGAATTTGCTACATATGAATCCGGGAGCGGCTGGAATTTATGGGTTTCATCAAGTTCGAACCATGTTACGTTTTGAGATTGATGGAGATAAAATTCAAAATTTAGAAATCATCGAATTGGGAAAACGTAATGTTGTTATTGACTAG
- the truA gene encoding tRNA pseudouridine(38-40) synthase TruA, translating into MRYFIELAYKGTNYHGWQYQPNASSVQETLNKALSLLLKNEIDIVGAGRTDTGVHAKQMFAHFDYDSAIEVEPLVKKLNSFLPKDIVIFNIIKVADEAHARFDATKRTYEYHIHTAKDAFESDDSWFVTAPLDLDKMNEACQLLFKYNDFECFSKTNTDVRTFNCVIFEAHWKQSGNTIVFTIAADRFLRNMVRAIVGTMINIGTGKINVTDFEKIIESKDRNEAGFSVPAHGLYLTQIEYKYLK; encoded by the coding sequence TTGAGATATTTTATTGAATTAGCGTATAAAGGAACGAATTACCACGGTTGGCAATACCAACCCAATGCTAGTTCTGTACAAGAAACTCTGAATAAAGCCTTATCTTTATTACTAAAAAATGAAATCGACATTGTTGGTGCTGGTCGAACTGATACGGGCGTTCATGCCAAGCAAATGTTTGCTCATTTTGATTATGATAGTGCCATTGAAGTGGAACCTTTAGTAAAAAAGCTCAACTCATTTTTACCGAAAGACATTGTGATTTTCAACATTATCAAAGTAGCTGATGAAGCACATGCTCGTTTTGATGCTACTAAAAGAACGTATGAATATCATATCCATACGGCTAAGGATGCTTTTGAAAGTGACGATAGTTGGTTTGTTACCGCTCCATTGGATTTAGACAAAATGAACGAGGCCTGTCAACTCCTTTTTAAGTACAATGATTTCGAATGTTTTTCTAAAACAAATACCGATGTTAGAACTTTTAATTGTGTTATTTTTGAAGCTCATTGGAAGCAATCGGGAAACACTATCGTTTTTACCATTGCGGCGGATAGGTTTTTACGGAATATGGTTCGAGCTATTGTAGGAACGATGATTAACATTGGCACTGGAAAAATAAATGTAACAGATTTTGAAAAAATAATTGAAAGTAAAGATCGTAATGAAGCTGGATTTTCAGTACCAGCACATGGATTATATTTAACCCAAATTGAATACAAATACCTAAAATAA
- a CDS encoding ABC transporter ATP-binding protein has product MQAKAFDTQLFKRILKYTKPYKFRYYGVVLFAISLSVFAALRPYLLKQTVDSYIKPKDEHGLLFYVAMMGIVLLLETFSQFYFVYWANWLGQDIIKDIRTKLFKHLLTFRMRYFDNAPVGQLVTRSVSDIEQIARIFSQGLFMIFSDMMKMVVVLFFMLYMNWRLTWIVIIAMPLLVYITRIFQRKMQVAFEEVRTQIANMNTFVQERITGMKIVQLFNREDIEYEKFKEINSKHNNAWIKTIFYNSIFFPIADIISSLVLGSVVLYGGFHILDGDKFTTFGDLFSYTMFIGLLFNPLRQIADKFNEMQMGMIAANRVFDILDSDDDIQSNGKKIASHFKGNIRFEEVRFSYIDNEEVLKGINLKVNAVETIAIVGATGAGKSTIINLLNRFYEISSGAIYIDDENIDDFQLDSLRAQIAIVLQDVFLFADTIHNNITLNNPAITREDVIAAAKKIGIHKFIKSLPNGYDYDVKERGVMLSSGQRQLIAFLRAYMSNPSILILDEATSSIDTYSEELIQRATETITQNRTSIVIAHRLATIINADKIIVMDKGQIVEEGKHQELVNKKDGYYKKLYDSQFASEVE; this is encoded by the coding sequence ATGCAAGCAAAAGCATTTGATACCCAATTATTCAAACGAATTTTAAAATACACCAAGCCTTATAAATTCAGGTACTATGGTGTGGTTTTATTTGCTATATCACTATCTGTATTTGCTGCGTTGCGTCCTTATTTATTAAAACAAACTGTTGATTCCTATATCAAACCCAAAGACGAACATGGCTTACTGTTTTATGTAGCTATGATGGGAATTGTGTTGCTTTTAGAGACCTTTTCGCAATTCTATTTTGTGTATTGGGCGAATTGGTTAGGACAAGATATTATCAAAGATATCCGAACTAAATTGTTCAAACATTTGCTAACGTTTAGAATGCGCTATTTTGATAACGCTCCCGTTGGACAATTAGTAACTCGCTCTGTCTCTGATATAGAACAAATCGCTCGAATCTTTAGCCAAGGTTTGTTCATGATTTTTAGTGACATGATGAAAATGGTGGTAGTGCTCTTTTTCATGCTCTATATGAACTGGCGATTAACCTGGATTGTTATTATTGCCATGCCTCTTTTAGTTTATATTACAAGAATATTTCAGCGTAAAATGCAAGTGGCTTTTGAAGAAGTACGAACGCAAATAGCCAACATGAATACGTTTGTTCAAGAACGCATTACTGGGATGAAGATTGTACAACTATTCAATCGAGAAGACATTGAATATGAAAAGTTTAAAGAAATCAATAGCAAACACAATAATGCTTGGATAAAGACCATTTTTTATAACTCCATCTTCTTCCCTATTGCCGATATTATTTCTTCTTTAGTACTAGGTTCTGTAGTGCTTTACGGTGGTTTTCATATTTTAGATGGTGATAAATTTACCACCTTTGGGGATTTGTTTTCCTATACCATGTTCATTGGTTTATTATTTAATCCGTTGCGTCAAATTGCTGATAAATTCAATGAAATGCAAATGGGAATGATTGCGGCCAACAGAGTATTTGACATACTAGATAGCGATGACGATATCCAAAGTAACGGAAAAAAAATAGCCAGTCATTTTAAAGGTAATATCCGTTTTGAGGAAGTTCGTTTCAGCTATATTGATAATGAAGAAGTGTTGAAAGGCATTAATTTAAAAGTAAACGCTGTCGAAACGATTGCTATCGTCGGTGCTACAGGAGCAGGAAAATCAACTATTATCAATCTTTTAAATCGTTTTTACGAAATAAGTTCGGGAGCCATTTACATTGATGATGAAAACATTGATGATTTTCAGTTGGATAGTTTACGAGCTCAAATTGCCATTGTACTTCAAGATGTTTTTCTTTTTGCGGATACCATTCACAATAATATCACTTTAAATAATCCGGCCATAACTAGAGAAGATGTAATCGCTGCTGCTAAAAAAATTGGCATTCATAAATTCATAAAAAGTTTACCCAATGGCTATGACTATGATGTAAAAGAACGTGGGGTAATGTTATCCTCTGGTCAACGACAACTGATTGCATTTCTTCGAGCTTATATGAGTAATCCGAGTATTTTGATTTTGGATGAAGCGACTTCCTCTATTGATACCTATAGTGAAGAATTAATTCAAAGAGCTACTGAAACTATTACCCAAAACAGAACCTCTATTGTAATTGCTCATCGATTAGCAACCATCATCAATGCCGATAAAATTATTGTAATGGATAAAGGACAGATTGTAGAAGAAGGAAAACATCAAGAGTTAGTCAACAAAAAAGACGGGTATTATAAAAAATTGTATGATTCTCAGTTTGCTTCTGAAGTTGAATAA
- the lpdA gene encoding dihydrolipoyl dehydrogenase, which yields MKYDIIVLGSGPGGYVTAIRASQLGFKVAVIEKENLGGICLNWGCIPTKALLKSAQVFDYLKHASDYGLTIKEFDKDFSAVVKRSRDVADGMSKGVQFLMKKNKIDVIDGFGKIKPGKKVDVTAADGKVTEYSADHIIIATGARSRELPNLPQDGVKVIGYRQAMTLPTQPKKMIVVGSGAIGVEFAHFYNAMGTEVTIVEFMPNVVPVEDEDISKQFERSLKKAGINIMTNSSVEKIDTSGKGVKAFVKTAKGEEILEADILLSAVGIKTNIENIGLEEVGIKTDKDKILVDAYSQTNVPGYYAIGDVTPGQALAHVASAEGINCVEKIKGLHVEPIDYGNVPGCTYATPEIASVGLTEKQAKEKGYELKIGKFPFSASGKAKAAGTPDGFVKVIFDAKYGEWLGCHMIGAGVTDMIAEAVVARKLETTGHEILKSIHPHPTMSEAVMEAVADAYGEVIHL from the coding sequence ATGAAATACGATATTATTGTTTTAGGAAGTGGTCCTGGCGGTTATGTTACTGCTATTCGTGCCTCACAATTAGGCTTTAAAGTAGCCGTAATCGAGAAAGAAAACCTTGGCGGTATTTGTTTAAATTGGGGTTGTATCCCAACCAAAGCCTTACTAAAATCAGCTCAAGTTTTTGATTACCTAAAACATGCTTCTGATTATGGACTAACGATAAAAGAATTTGACAAAGATTTCTCAGCCGTTGTAAAACGTTCGAGAGATGTTGCTGATGGTATGAGTAAAGGGGTTCAATTCTTAATGAAGAAAAATAAAATAGACGTTATTGATGGTTTTGGTAAAATAAAACCAGGAAAAAAAGTTGATGTAACAGCTGCTGACGGAAAAGTAACCGAATATTCAGCTGATCATATCATCATCGCTACTGGTGCCCGTTCAAGAGAATTACCAAACTTACCACAAGATGGTGTAAAAGTAATTGGATACAGACAAGCCATGACCTTGCCAACGCAACCAAAGAAAATGATTGTTGTAGGTTCAGGAGCTATTGGAGTGGAGTTTGCGCATTTTTACAATGCGATGGGAACAGAAGTTACCATTGTGGAGTTTATGCCTAATGTTGTTCCAGTAGAAGACGAAGACATCTCAAAACAATTTGAGCGTTCGTTGAAAAAAGCAGGTATCAATATTATGACCAATTCCTCTGTTGAAAAAATAGATACCTCTGGAAAAGGAGTAAAAGCTTTTGTAAAGACTGCTAAAGGAGAAGAAATTCTTGAAGCTGATATATTACTTTCGGCTGTTGGTATTAAAACTAATATTGAAAACATTGGTCTAGAAGAAGTGGGTATCAAAACCGATAAAGATAAAATCTTAGTAGACGCTTATTCTCAAACTAATGTTCCTGGTTATTATGCTATTGGTGATGTTACTCCAGGTCAAGCTCTAGCACACGTGGCTTCAGCGGAAGGAATCAATTGTGTAGAAAAAATAAAAGGATTACATGTTGAACCCATAGATTATGGAAACGTACCAGGTTGTACTTATGCTACTCCTGAAATTGCTTCTGTTGGTTTAACCGAAAAACAAGCTAAAGAAAAAGGATACGAATTGAAAATTGGAAAATTCCCTTTCTCAGCCTCAGGTAAAGCTAAAGCTGCTGGAACTCCAGACGGATTTGTAAAAGTAATTTTTGATGCTAAATATGGTGAATGGTTAGGCTGTCACATGATAGGTGCCGGAGTTACGGATATGATAGCAGAAGCTGTCGTAGCACGTAAATTGGAAACTACAGGACACGAAATCCTGAAATCAATCCACCCACACCCAACCATGAGTGAAGCCGTTATGGAAGCTGTAGCTGATGCTTATGGAGAAGTGATACATTTATAA
- a CDS encoding isoaspartyl peptidase/L-asparaginase, protein MKIIIHGGFFSESSTNHETKVAKQQALLHIVKDSYDYLKTHSALDTVVYATSLLEDDELFNAGIGSQIQSDGKIRMSASLMDGSTLKMSGVINIEEVKNPVQVAKVLLNYDDKVLGGSGATNFARELGFEKFSTEIPQRRAEYEAKLEATRIGTVGCVALDANEKIAVATSTGGKGFEIPGRISDSATVAGNYANEYCGVSLTGVGEDIVSGAVAAKIVTRVTDGFTLAEAFEKTFNELKPFDGFAGAIAIDSRGTIFHQDSHPSMVFASFDGEKEEVFT, encoded by the coding sequence ATGAAAATTATCATTCACGGAGGTTTTTTCTCTGAATCATCTACCAATCATGAAACCAAAGTTGCCAAACAGCAAGCCTTACTTCATATTGTCAAAGATTCCTATGATTATTTAAAAACACATTCTGCACTTGATACGGTTGTGTACGCTACATCATTATTGGAAGACGATGAGTTATTCAATGCTGGTATTGGTTCCCAAATTCAAAGCGATGGCAAAATCAGAATGAGTGCTTCGTTGATGGATGGCTCGACTTTAAAAATGAGCGGAGTCATAAATATTGAAGAAGTAAAAAATCCGGTGCAAGTTGCCAAAGTTTTACTGAATTACGATGACAAAGTTTTGGGAGGCAGCGGAGCTACAAATTTTGCAAGGGAACTTGGTTTTGAAAAATTCTCTACCGAAATTCCGCAACGTAGAGCAGAATATGAAGCTAAACTAGAAGCAACAAGAATAGGAACTGTAGGTTGTGTAGCCTTGGATGCTAATGAGAAAATTGCTGTAGCTACTTCTACAGGAGGAAAAGGTTTTGAAATTCCGGGAAGAATATCCGATTCGGCAACAGTAGCTGGAAATTATGCCAATGAATATTGTGGCGTAAGTTTAACAGGAGTTGGTGAAGATATAGTGAGTGGTGCAGTAGCAGCCAAAATTGTCACCCGAGTTACTGACGGATTTACTTTAGCGGAAGCTTTTGAGAAAACCTTTAATGAACTAAAACCTTTCGATGGTTTTGCTGGCGCCATTGCCATTGACAGTAGAGGAACCATTTTTCACCAAGACTCTCATCCTAGTATGGTCTTTGCTAGTTTTGATGGTGAAAAAGAGGAGGTCTTTACTTAG
- a CDS encoding cyanophycinase → MNIRGKLIIIGGAVDKGSFTETDLDKNAAKNLNFFEAGILKRIIDESKHKANSRIEVITTASKIPREIGPEYVKALHYLGADNVDVLNIERREQAMDNEILDRLKAADVVMFTGGDQLRLTSILGGTPFHDVLLDKYHNEEFVYAGTSAGAAAASNNMIYQGSSSEALLKGEVKITSGLGLIDGVIIDTHFVQRGRIGRLFQAVVGNPKVLGIGLGEDTGLLITNNSMMEAIGSGLVILVDGREIKDTNLTQVELGQPISINHLVTHVMSINDTFDLTTFKMTIKSSQYV, encoded by the coding sequence ATGAATATACGTGGAAAACTAATTATAATTGGTGGAGCTGTTGACAAAGGCAGTTTTACTGAGACCGATTTAGATAAAAATGCCGCAAAGAATTTAAACTTTTTTGAGGCTGGAATCTTAAAACGAATTATAGACGAATCAAAGCATAAAGCCAATTCTCGCATTGAAGTGATTACAACTGCTTCCAAAATTCCAAGAGAAATTGGACCAGAATATGTAAAAGCATTGCATTATCTTGGAGCTGACAACGTTGATGTACTTAACATTGAGCGTCGGGAACAAGCTATGGACAATGAAATATTAGATCGTTTAAAAGCTGCGGATGTGGTAATGTTTACTGGTGGAGATCAGTTGCGATTGACATCTATTCTTGGAGGAACGCCATTCCATGATGTTTTATTAGACAAATACCATAATGAAGAGTTTGTATATGCCGGAACTTCTGCTGGTGCTGCTGCGGCTTCTAATAATATGATTTATCAAGGAAGTAGTAGTGAAGCTTTGCTGAAAGGTGAAGTAAAAATCACGAGCGGTTTAGGTTTAATTGATGGTGTAATTATCGATACTCATTTTGTACAACGGGGTAGAATAGGAAGGCTTTTTCAAGCTGTAGTGGGTAATCCAAAAGTGCTTGGTATTGGACTTGGAGAAGATACTGGTTTGTTGATTACCAATAATTCTATGATGGAAGCCATTGGATCAGGGCTTGTAATTCTAGTGGATGGAAGAGAAATAAAAGATACCAATTTGACGCAAGTAGAATTAGGACAACCTATATCCATCAATCATTTGGTTACCCATGTGATGAGTATTAATGATACGTTTGATTTGACTACTTTTAAGATGACTATTAAGTCTTCACAATACGTTTAA
- the rluF gene encoding 23S rRNA pseudouridine(2604) synthase RluF, which translates to MEINQTRINKFLSESGFCSRREADKLLEEGRITINGIVPEMGTKVSLDDEVRVDGKLIREKREKPIYLAFNKPVGIECTTNQNVRDNIVDYINYPKRIFPIGRLDKASEGLIFMTDDGDIVNKILRARNNHEKEYIVTVNKPITDRFIQKMSNGIPILDTVTRKCKVEQISKFVFRIILTQGLNRQIRRMCEYLDYEVTALKRTRIINISLDVHVGRYRDLTEDEIKQLNKLIEPSSKTEEASLPKQNHRINRNPNS; encoded by the coding sequence ATGGAAATCAATCAGACACGCATTAATAAATTTCTTTCCGAATCGGGATTTTGTTCTCGTCGTGAAGCGGATAAATTATTGGAAGAAGGACGCATTACCATTAACGGAATTGTTCCAGAAATGGGAACCAAAGTTTCTTTAGATGACGAAGTGCGTGTGGATGGTAAATTGATTAGAGAAAAAAGAGAAAAACCAATCTATTTAGCCTTTAACAAACCCGTTGGAATTGAGTGTACTACCAACCAAAATGTCAGAGATAATATTGTTGATTACATCAATTACCCTAAACGAATTTTTCCTATTGGAAGATTAGACAAAGCCAGTGAAGGTTTAATTTTCATGACCGATGATGGAGATATAGTAAACAAAATTCTCCGCGCCAGAAACAATCACGAGAAAGAATATATCGTTACGGTAAACAAACCAATTACGGACCGATTCATCCAAAAAATGAGCAATGGAATTCCAATTTTGGATACCGTTACCCGAAAATGCAAAGTAGAACAAATCAGTAAATTTGTCTTCCGAATCATTTTAACCCAAGGGTTGAATCGTCAAATTCGAAGAATGTGTGAGTACTTGGATTATGAAGTTACAGCACTAAAAAGAACAAGAATTATCAATATTTCACTTGATGTTCATGTGGGTCGTTATAGAGATTTAACGGAAGATGAAATCAAACAATTAAACAAATTAATTGAACCTTCTAGCAAAACAGAAGAGGCTAGTTTACCCAAGCAGAATCATAGAATTAATAGAAATCCAAATTCTTAA